The genome window ACATGAATGAAATTTTTCCATTATATAAAATTTCTCATTTATAGTAATTCTTTATAATTTTTGTTGAATGTCTAATATGGCTATCATAAAAGAAAGTCAATTAAAGTAATTTACTCCCTGTTTGGTTGTTTAACTTCTGAAAATGCAACAATTGGCGTATAAAATCTTCAATATccaaccagagctccagataattaaaaaattataaattaaaaaataattcatgtGTATTTAGGAATTTGTCATGAATTATAATATGAATGCAAATACACATGTTATCTGGACTTCTGTATCCAACACTTTCACAAATTAAGTGAACTATCttctttttattcaaatttacaaTAGCTCtgccaattttataaatgaaatacatggaAAAAACGTTGCGCTCACATTAATGTCACCTTTAAACATCTGCATTTGAAAAAGGGAAACATAAGTGTTGTGGTATGtgtaataataaatttatttaccagttttgattatttatcattataattatttaatttctttaaaaaatatttttcaggaAAAATTGATGTCCATGTGAAAAACTTGATCCCGCCGCATCCTTCAAGAGCAGTGCGTGTAATCAACCATGATCATGTCAGCTTTTTGACGGATTCCTTTGTATCGAACCCCATTGGGCAGATTGTAACGCTTGTTGGAATGGTGGGCCCAGAAGATGACATCAGCCATTTAGATCGTGAAGGTGGAAGCAAGGTTGAAGTCCTGGGTGGCAACCACACGCGGGAGGCGCTGCTGACCCTGCATGCTCGTGGGACCCTGGACAGGGAGACAGTGCAGGTGAACCTGTACAGGGAACTGCCCCAGACAACAGCCCTGTCCATAGGATTCCAGCACAATGCGGTGCTTCAAGAGGGTCGAAAGCAACTAACATTCCTGGACAAAGTGCGGCTCATGCGACATTGCCGTCCGTCGGACCATATGACGAAGAGGCAGATTAATGAGTGGAAGGATGGTCTGGTCGTTGTATTCAGGAGCAAGGTATTATACtgtataaaatgatatttttaattaGAAATAATAAATCATCAGAAATAGTATTAGGAGGAAAACCCATAttgccatctgccagtcataaaaATATATCTTGTCTTctgaaattcaaatgtttgctcACATtgggttttatttaataaaaataatcatggGAAATCATTTTTCCAAATATGGGGAAGTTAAACCAAAGCCTAGAGAACAAGACATCATCTGTTTAGTTCACTTTCCTTTTAACCATAGTCTATGACAGGGGTTtttctagtgtttttttttttggaaaaggagtctggtcgaattgtttgtttttagcttgactatatatatatatatatagtggagctatcctgcTAACCCCGGCGTGGGTGTTACCGTGAGTGTTGGAATCTTAAAGTTTGCgttccacctcaaatattttctatgtcctttttttgtgtttgtgtttgaacaaaatttaacattggccataacttttgcaatattgaagatagcaacttgatatttggcatgcatgtgtatctcatggagctgcacattttgagtggtgaaaggtcaaggtcatcctacaaggtcaaaggtcaaatttatgggtcaaaatcactcaaaaggggacatagtgtttcacaaacacatccccTGTTTTTACCTTAAATAGGGAAAAATAAATCCTTTTTGATCCTGGTGAAATGGGGCCTTATTTTGGCCTCAAAAACAAGAGATATTACTTTAAGACAAGATTTGGGGCAGTAAGCATGATAACAATTTTAGTCATAGAATAAATTGCGGGAAGTGATGAATTATATTAATGAATATGCTCAATATCGGTAATAAATAGCTAGGCATTATGCAAATTCTTCTAACTTGTGTCCAAATAAAGTTTACATGGGAAATAATATACCTTTTGACCAGGCGAATAGGTTCTAAAATCACTTTTATTGAACTTAACTTTTCCttggaaaatataaaaatatgtatggagTGGAGCTTTGTAGAAGATTTGTGgacattttcaaagtttcattAAGGCCTATCATTATCGGCAATGGTGTTCTGTGAAAGAAAGTAAAATACACATGTTCTGTGTAGGTGCTGAATTATTTTGGAAATCTTATTTTACTTTGCCTGATCAGCTTCCCAGAGGCGTAAGAATTGTGATGTTCTTGTCTGTATTTATGTTGCAGATTAATTTTGTATTGGTGTATTgggttaaaaatataaatgtttattttgcagCGCGGGAAGACCTCAGCCGAGGATAGAAGGCGCCTGTCAGCTGGCTACCAACAACATTTGAACCTAGCCCAGCTTCCTGAAGATGTCTGGTCCATGTTTGTGCAGGCCAGTGACAAAAATGAAAATCTGTCAGAGAAGTTTTTCCGACCGCTCATGAGAATAAACAGCATGGAACTCATACGAAAATGTCTGACAACTCTACTCCATACTGGACAGAAGGAGTTCAGAAAACACGTGTAAGTATTCAGGCCTATTTCGCCTTACGCATCAGGTCTGAATATGGGCCCTATTCCCAatcaaaatgttttttgttttttttcaaaattaaaaaaaaaatcccaattcagACTTGCAACAAATTGTAACTAGAAGTTGCATTTTTTTTGTTCCTGCTTATATCCAAAAATTATGCATTACTGGAATGTTACTTCTTTTTAGCCTTGCTTTTATCAACCTTGAAAAAGCTGATAACAGGACACTGTTCCCATTAGTAAAGTGTATATAGTAGTCACAAACagaaatgttaatatattttttttggtgAGAATTTTTTGGGGGTTACAATAagtcattttttatcaatatatatatatatatatatatatatatatatatatatatatatcaagcatATTTGAAATCTCAGTAACACCATTTTTATGAGCCATTTTCACAATTAATTTGTGTTCCCAAAATAGGAAATTTCATGACTTCCAGAATTGCAGTGTGGCATTTctccaaaatgtttaaaaaaaggccTGATATTTTGAATTCATAAACTCCcagcatttcacaatactttaagATTGTAAATTAATGAAGAACTGCAGTTCATACTTAAACGTGTTTCATTATAAATTACAATTCAAACATCTCAATTTAAAGAAGCTGCTTCATCTGCATGTTTGTCGCTTATGCATGAACTTACTATAATTGTAGGACACTAATTTCTTGGTATTATTGGTTAGCATGATACATGTTAAAAGGATGATTGAAATCTCATTTTGTCTTTTATGTACTAGAATTGGTTTGATGATTATCTGAACTCTTGAAAAGTTGGgtgaaacaaaatttaaattatttgtttcttACATCTTGATAGGAGACTGTCACATTTTTATGacacggtagggtggcatatagcagttgaactgtcagtctgtctgtctgtctgtctgtctgtgattccgtctgaaaactttaacattggtcataacttttgcaatattgaagatagcaacttaatatttggcatgcatgtgtatctcatggagctacacattttgagtggtgaaaggtcaaggtcatcattcaaggtcaaaaacaaaatccaagggaaataacaagctttaaagg of Dreissena polymorpha isolate Duluth1 chromosome 15, UMN_Dpol_1.0, whole genome shotgun sequence contains these proteins:
- the LOC127860771 gene encoding uncharacterized protein LOC127860771 is translated as MKDHFIGKIDVHVKNLIPPHPSRAVRVINHDHVSFLTDSFVSNPIGQIVTLVGMVGPEDDISHLDREGGSKVEVLGGNHTREALLTLHARGTLDRETVQVNLYRELPQTTALSIGFQHNAVLQEGRKQLTFLDKVRLMRHCRPSDHMTKRQINEWKDGLVVVFRSKRGKTSAEDRRRLSAGYQQHLNLAQLPEDVWSMFVQASDKNENLSEKFFRPLMRINSMELIRKCLTTLLHTGQKEFRKHVKSYIDEGYVKSNKNVVSEDLQVLVEVDNNTKEVSSEDEIAQSDDNEQYKEKYFTLKEDHEKILLKHAQLLTKYQQVQKQLDEIKAGKEG